The genome window CCTGGCCGCCATCACCTGCACGGTGGAGGGAGCCAGCCCGCCCGAACAACCGTTACACGCCTGGTGGGAGCGGTTCGGCTAACACCTCCTGACCGAAGTTATCCCTGTATCAGAAAGTGGTGTTTCTTGAAAGAAAGCGCTTCTTCACCCAGCGCAGCAACCATGGGATTAAAAAAAGCAGCCTTTTGGAGAGTTTTTGGTAGCAGGCGCAATAACCACAAGGGCTTATCCCATGCTACGCTGGGCGGTGCTCTGAACAAGCAATACCATATAGGCCACATACAGCCCCAGGAAAACCCCGCCCTCCCTCCGTCCCAAACGGGATCCAGTCGCCAGAAACGGCCACAGCAACACACTGGCCAAAAGCATCACCCACATATCGCGCTGGATGTTCTCCCAGGGTAAGCCAACGGGTTGGACAAGGGCCGTGATCCCCAGGATGCCCAGGATGTTGAAGATGTTTGAACCCACGATATTACCCAGCGCGATGTCCGGCTCGCGGCGCAGGGCCGCGGTGATGGAGGCGGCTACTTCCGGTAGGCTGGTGCCCAGGGCCACAATGGTCAGGCCGATGATGAGCTCGGGGGCTCCAAAAGCCCGGGCCAGCTCCACCGCCCCAATGGTGAGCAGGCGAGCCCCCACCCCCAGCAACACCAGTCCGAGTACTAACCCTGCGTAGGTCTGCCAGCCAGTCTTGGCGGGTTGGCCGTACTCCTGATTGAACTCCTCGAGCACATCGGCGCTTTCGCCTGCGCTGCTGCGGTACAAAAACCAGATATACAGACCCAGCAAGACCACCGAAAACAACCCCTCCCAGCGGGTTATCTGCTGGTCGAAGTACAAAAACGCAAAAAGCAGCAAGGCCGCCCCAATCATGAAGGGCACCTCGCGCTTGATGAACTGGGCCTGGGCGCGGATGGGTGCCAGCAGGGCGGTGACCCCCAGGATGAGCAGGATATTCAGGATATTTGAGCCCACCACATTGCCAATGGCGATGGCCGGGCTGCCAGTAAGCGCAGCGGCCAGGCTGGCGGCCAGCTCGGGACTGCTAGTACCAAAGGCCACCACCGTCAGGCCCACCACCATGGTGCTGATGCCCCAACTGCGGGCCAGCACCACCGCGTTTTTTACCAGCGCCTCGCCTCCAAAGTACAACAGCACGATGCCGCTAGCAATGAGCAGCAAGTTCAGTACAAACTCCATGCCGAGTAGGGTAACAAAAACCCAGGTCGTGTCAAGATTTATGTGTAGCAGTCTGTGTAGAGGGGAAGTACCGCTCCTTCAGCATCTGTTCTAGCATCTCCTTTGCCTCGGCAAAGCCTCTGAGTGTACGCTCTGTCCATTTGCCCTCCTGCCTTTCGCTCTCCAGATACAGCACTTTGAACACCGCCTCCGTTGTAGGAAACTTGTGATCCCGTACCTTGGTACTGCGTCTTATCTCCCGGATAAACCGTTCCATCGGATTGGTGCTCCGAAGGTAGGGCCACAGCACCTTGGGATAGCCATAGAACCGCAGCAGCGCCGCGGAGTCCTCCCACCAACCGCTCACCAGCCGCGGGTACCTCGACCCCCAGGTTCGCCGCAGCCGCTCCAGGCCTTCCAGGGCTTCCTGTCGGCTTTCCGCCCGGTACACCCCGCGTAGATGCTCGGCCACCGCCCCCCGATCCCGTGCACGCACCTGTGCCAGGCTGGAGCGCACCATGTGCACCACGCAGCGCTGCCATTCGGCGCCGGGGTAGACCCTTTGGATGGCCGCCTCCATGCCGGGAAGGCCATCGGTCACGAAGAGCAAGACCCGCCGTAGGCCCCTTTGCCACAAGCCCTTCAACACCTCCTCCCAGGCCAGAGCGCTCTCTGCGGGCAGGAGCCAGAAGCCCAGCACCTGCCGCTCCCCGCTGGGGGTGATGCCCAGCGCCACATACACCGCCTCTTGCTGAACCCCCAGGTCGTCCCGCATGACCCTCAGAAACAGACCGTCCAGGTAGACCACGGCCAGTTCCTCCGGCAAAGGCCGCTGGCGGTACTGCTCCGCCGCCCGCAAGACCTGGTCGGTCAGGCTGCTAAGGGTCTCGTGGGTATAGCGGTGCCCCAGCAACAGGCTCAGCACCTCCGCCGCTTTGCGCTGCGTCACCCCGGCGGCATACAGGGCCACGGCCACCTCCCCCACGTCCACCAGGCGCCGGGCATAAGGTTCCAGGAAGCTGGGATAGTAGCACCCCTCGCGATCCCTGGGCATCTGGAGGTTCACTGAACCAAAGCGGGTCGAAAGCCGCCTGGGGTAGTAGCCGTTTTTGCGTCCTCCGTGTTCCCGCAAGAAGGCCTCCCGGTCGGCGTCCAGCAGAATCTGCAAGACCTCGGTGGCTGTTTCCCTTACCGCTTCGCGCAAAATCATCTGTAGGGTATCCTGATCCATGGGGTACCTCCTTGTTGATTGCGGTACCCCCTCTTTTTACACAAACCCCTACACATAATTCCTTACACGACCAAAACCCACCGATGCTTCTATAACTATGTGATTCGAGTTCAGATTCTCTAACCGTCGAAAACAACCAGTATCCCGCAAGAATCGGCTTCAACGGACACAGCCGCCCACTGCATACCGGAAAATGCCTTGGGTTGCCTGGTATGGAGCCTAACTTGGAACCGCTGCAGGCAGTTCCCTCCCATACCACAAGAACCGCTAGCGCGCGCTACCGCGAAACTCCCGGCGAATTTGTGCCTCCAGGATGGGGGCCAGCTCGCTGGCTCCAGCCGCCAGCAGGTAGCTATAAGCGGCAGGGGCATAGCCGATCTCGCTGGTGAGCCACAGGGCCAGGGCGGCCTCGAATGGGGTATTGGCCGCGACCTCGCTAGCGAAGCTCACCCACTGTACCGGGGCTGCGTATACCACCAGCCCAGAGCGGCTTAGCACCTCGAGGCGCCCAGTCTGCCGCAGCGCTTCGGTTGCAATGGCAAAAACCCCGTCTCCTTGGGCCTCTACTTTTTGTAACTCGCTGGCCCCATTCAACAAGCGCAGGGTCTGTCCACCGGCGACCGTGAGGGTCAGGGTGCCCAGGCTGTAGTCGGTAGGCAGGTAGAGGACCGGGGCGTTGCCCGCCGGGTTGCGGCTTTTGGCCTCCTTGATGAAGGCGACCTCGGCTTGTTTTTTGCATACCCCGATGTCCTGGCAGCTGGCTACCAGGTTTTGCCAGAACGACCTGGGCCGGGCCACCTCGAAGCAGGCAGTGCCTCTGGCCTCGAGGGCAAAGGCCCGCACCCCGTACAGGAGACGTCCTTGGCCTTCGGTAACGCACAGACGGTCTCCGGCCTCGAGGTTGAGCAGCAAAGCAGGGCCACCGCTGCGGGTGTAGGTTTGCATGGTCTGGTCGGGGCGAAGGAGGCGGGCTTTTCCACTGAGCTCGAGGCGGGCCGGTTCGGCCAGGGCCAGCGAACAAAAGACCAGGATGATCCCCACAAACAAGTGCTTCCAGGGCGTGGAGGCTGCTTTCCTCGGCTCACCCTGCATCAGGGCACCGCGCCTCCAGGCCAGCAGTTTGACCAATCGGCCAGCAGGGTTGATCCCACTCAGAGCGGCCATCCACGCGCTACCGATCCCCCCCGGTTCCCTCCACGATTTCCTTGAGTTTATCCGCCACTTCCTGGCCTGAATCACTGGTTTTGTTCTCATTTTTCTTCCCTCCAGCAAACAGCTTGAGAAGCAGGGCTCCCATCTGAAAGGCCACAATGGGATACAGGTAATCCAGAAAATGCCCGGTGTACTGCAAAATGAGCACCCCAGCGAAAAACAAAAACCAGGCCGCCACCGCAGTCTCGATCAGGGCTTGGACGAAACCCTGGAAGCGGCTGGCCCTCAGCCAGCCATCGGTGATGGAGTAGGTCAGCCAGAGGGCCAGAAAAACCACCAGCGGCACCACCAACAACACCGGCCCCCAGCCCAGGGTTTCGGAATAACTGCGGTAGGTCGCCAGGGTTAGGAGGGCGTTTAGGTGAATATCAATACCCTGTACAGCCCCAATCGCCGTGAAATGTGCGTCGTCGGCCTTGGGGTAGGTGCGCCCCACCAGGAACAAAGCCCCCTGGGTTTTTTCCGATTTCACCAGGCCACCTTCCAAGAATTGAAGCCCTCCCATCACCACCAGATTGGGCCAGAGCTGCCGACCTTCGGTGTGGGCTCCATAGCGCCGTATCTCGCGGTAGACGATACGCTTGCCATCGGACTGGGGATTGCCAAGCGCAACCGATTGCGGACAGCGAAGATCATCCTGCAAGTCTATGCCCAGTCCTAAGCAGTACAGCCCCAGCGAGGCTGCTACAGGCTGCCCAGGAAGGGGCCGGGGAATCTTGCGGGTTAGCCCGTCGCCGTCGTAGAGCACCTGGGCTTGCACAGCAAACAACTTGGGGTTGAGGCTGCTGAGGGGCCGGCCCAAAATCTGTTCATCCGGTAGCAGGATGGGAACCTGGGTGCGGCGCAGCACCTCCAGCAACTGCCCATCCCCTGCCGATAGGGCCCCGCCCTCGTTGCTGGGGTAGCGCAGATCGAAGTCGAGGAACAGACCTTTGGGCTGGTAACTGAGAATTTTCTGGGTGATGCGGGCAAGCTGACCCCGGTGAAAGACATTGCTGTTGGGGCTGAGTTCTTGGATGCTACTCTGCTCGAGTTCCACCAACACCACCAGTGGAAAATCGCGCACAGGCACCGGCGAACCCCAGCGATGCACCACTTTGGTCAGGCGATCCAGCGAGACCCCTTGCGGACCCTTGATAAAAGCGCCAAATGGCCCCAGCAGGTTGTTGCTCAAAATGTAGGACGAGGCCACCATCACCAGCACCACCAGCCCAGTGCGCCATAAGGCTTTACGCGCGTGGGGTGAAAGGGTTCGCGGACGGGGCGGTTCATTCACCGCGTACCTCGCCATCGCCATTTGGATTCAGGAACCTCGAGCCAAACCATAAAATACACAACATCTGGTAGAAACTTGCACCGGTTGCACTACGAGTTGTGCCCCTCTAGACGGCAAAAAAGCGAGTAAAAAAGGGTTTGTTCCGTGATATACTACAAATCCACCCTTTTCAATGGGTTAACGCTGTCTCCCGCATTGCTTAGTCTGCTTTCATCTCCGTCTAACTTTAGGGAATGGAGGGTGGGGGCCAGGGTTAGTGTATGGGACGTTGCTGGAGCCGGCCAATGACCTGGCTCGTCGGGCTGGGCTTGGGGTGCTGGTTTGGGTTGGGCCAGCCCATGCCCAAACCCGAAACCTACGCCGTGGTCGTTGGTATCAACAACTACCGCCCCTACCCCGAAACTCCCTCCCTGCCCGCCCTCAGCTACGCCGAGAGCGATGCCCGCAAAATGGCCCAGGCTCTGCGCGACCCAAACAAGGGTCAGGTAAGCAAGGTGCGGGTGCTGCTGGATACCGAGGCCAGCAAGACCGCCATCGAGGCCGAGTTGCGCGATCTGGCCCGGCGCATGCGGGTGAGCGATACCCTGATTTTCTACTACTCCGGTCACGGGATGCTGAACCACCTGGGGCAGGCTACCCTGATGCCCGGCGACGCCAAAATCAACGACGAGGAAACCTGGCTGCCCCTGGATGGGTTGCGAGAACAAGTACGCAAGGCCAGCCAGGGCAGGGGCCGCCTGATTCTGATACTGGATGCCTGTTTTAGTGGGCAGTCTCAAGCGGGCTCGCGCAGCTTCACCATGCCGGGCCGCAAGGACTTTCCCAAGCCGCAAAAGCCCGATCTGAGCGGGGCCGATGTGCTGCTAGCTTCCTCTGCCGATTCGGAGCCGAGTTGGGAGGATGCCGAGCTGGGGGGTGGAATTTTTACGGCCTACTTGCTGGAAGCCATCTCGGGAAAAGCCGATGAGAACGGGGATGGCTATGTAACCATTGGGGAGGCTTACCGTTATGCTGCAGTTCGCGTTGAAGCGTTCAGCTCGCGCAGAGGCACTCCCCAGACCCCCAAGCTCTATGGCCCCGACGACTACATCCTGGCCCTCAACCCTGTTGCGGTGGCCTTAAGCCGTCTGGCCAGCCTGAAGCTCTCGGGCCATATCAATGGCGAGCAGTTTGATGCGCTGGCCGCTTGGCTCGAGGTCAAAAGGCAGCCCGATGACCTGAAACTGTATCTGGCGGGAGCCCTGACCGGTGGACAGCTTGTGAATCTGGTTCGGGCTGGAGCCATTCCGAGGGTTCCGGCGCAGACCTCCATTGATAGGCGTCTGCAAAAAATCGGCTCATTGCGGCGCGAGGGCAAGATTCGGTTGGAACAGTTCTGGGTGCTAAGCCAGATGATTCAGACCGGCAAGGCGGCCCCCGATGTGAGCGACTATCTAGCTGGACGGTTGTCCGAGGCTAAGTTCTTGCAACGGTTGCGGTCGGGCGCTGTGCGGGGCGTGCCGAGATAGGCACTTTGGTGTACGGGATGGGTCGCTACAGTAATGTTCTTCCGGTCGGGATAGATCCTCTTTTTCCAGACTGCCCACCTAAACCTATCACGTACTCATAGCGGTTATCTGGGCAGCCGCTTCCATACCCATCCCATGTGTCGTTCGTTGCAGCGCAGAGCATCGAAGGCGGCTACTCGAGCGGCTGGTCGTTTTCCAGATACTCCAGCACCCCCCTGGCGATGCCGTAGCCGATGCGGTCGAGGTAGTGGGCCTCGCGCAGGTTCTGGCCCTCGATGGGGTGGCTCAGGTATCCCATCTCCACCAGGATGGCCGGGACGCTGGAATACCGAATCACGAAGAAGTCGGCGCTGCGCACCCCGCGGTTGACGGCAGCGGTGGCCCCCAGCGTATACGAGAGCACCCGGGTAGCCAGGGTACGTGAAAGCTCCATGCGGCGCAGCGAGTTCATCTGGGGGGTGGGGGTGGGCAGGCCCTGCGGCGGGATGGGGTTGACGTCCTCCGGGCTGGGCTGGGTGCCTGGGTCGAGCGGGCTTTGCGCTGGGGTAGGCTGGACGGCCTCGAGCGCATCCAGCGGGTTGAGCGCAAGGGGGGGTGGGGCGGGCAGGAGCGGCGCCGGGGATGGGAAAAAGGGGCGGGTGGTGTCGGGGCTGTAGTAGTAGACCTCGAGGCCGCACCAGCCGTCGGCGCGGGCCGGTACGGTGGCGTTGGCGTGGATGGAGACGAACAAATCTTTGCCCTCGGCCAGGGCCACGCGCTGGGCCAGGTCGGTGCGCTTGTCGCGCGAAAAGGCCGTATCGCTTTCGCGAGTCATGACGACCTCCACGCCCGCGTTTTGCAAAAAGCGGCGCACCCGCAGGGCCACCTCGAGGTTCACCGCTTTTTCTGCCACCGGCCCCAAAGCGCCGGGGTCGGGGCCGCCGTGCCCGGCATCCACCACCACCGAAAAGCGCCGCCCGCCCGACTTGATAAAGCGAAACTCCGGGAAGGCCGGCAGCGGGCTAATATCCACAAAAGCCCCCGAGAGGTCGATCACCAACCGCTGCCCGTCGCCTTGCAAGGCGGCCAGGGTCATGGTTTTGTAACCGGAGCGGGGCGTGACCCCCTGGGGGGTGAGCAGGATCATTACCGCTTTGTCTTCGTGCTGCTCGAGCACATACCCGGCCAGCTCCGGCAGGCTCACAAAGTGCAGGCCGGGCGCAACGGTCTGGCCTGGCAGGGTCACCCGCAGTGCAGCGCCCAGCGGCTCGATCTGGTAGGTCGCCTCTTTGGGTAAGTCCAGCACCACCCGCGTAAACCCCGGCTGGTCGCCGATGCGGGGGGGCGGCAGGCTCTGGGCCAGAGCGCCGGTGCTCAAGAGGGCAACCATCAGTAAACGCAAATGCAGGCGAGACATCTTCAAAACAGCCTCAGTTTATTGCGGCACAAAAGTTCAGGATGAGTTTTAGGCGCTGGCGTCTTCACCAACCGGCGGATGCCCTGTGGGTACAAAATGCAACCAGGGTGGGTTTTGGGGTGGGGCCAGGCCTGCTAGGCTGTAGAGGCTACAAGGAGGTTGTGTGTTAGACGAAGCATTGGTGGGAGATGTGCTCCGCCGTGCCCGGCAGGGTGGGGCCGATTTCGCAGAGCTGTATGTGGAGCGCTGGCGGCGGCGGGCCTTGCGGGTGCTTTCGGGCGAGGTGAAGGAGGCCACCAGCGGCCTCGAGTACGGGGCCGGGCTGCGGCTTTTTTACGGCACCGAGGTGGTGTATGCCTACACCAACGACCTGAGCCCCCAGGGCCTGCTCGAGGTCGCCGAGACCCTGGTGCAGCTCAAGGGCCAGGCGG of Meiothermus sp. contains these proteins:
- a CDS encoding calcium/sodium antiporter — protein: MEFVLNLLLIASGIVLLYFGGEALVKNAVVLARSWGISTMVVGLTVVAFGTSSPELAASLAAALTGSPAIAIGNVVGSNILNILLILGVTALLAPIRAQAQFIKREVPFMIGAALLLFAFLYFDQQITRWEGLFSVVLLGLYIWFLYRSSAGESADVLEEFNQEYGQPAKTGWQTYAGLVLGLVLLGVGARLLTIGAVELARAFGAPELIIGLTIVALGTSLPEVAASITAALRREPDIALGNIVGSNIFNILGILGITALVQPVGLPWENIQRDMWVMLLASVLLWPFLATGSRLGRREGGVFLGLYVAYMVLLVQSTAQRSMG
- a CDS encoding IS256 family transposase; the encoded protein is MDQDTLQMILREAVRETATEVLQILLDADREAFLREHGGRKNGYYPRRLSTRFGSVNLQMPRDREGCYYPSFLEPYARRLVDVGEVAVALYAAGVTQRKAAEVLSLLLGHRYTHETLSSLTDQVLRAAEQYRQRPLPEELAVVYLDGLFLRVMRDDLGVQQEAVYVALGITPSGERQVLGFWLLPAESALAWEEVLKGLWQRGLRRVLLFVTDGLPGMEAAIQRVYPGAEWQRCVVHMVRSSLAQVRARDRGAVAEHLRGVYRAESRQEALEGLERLRRTWGSRYPRLVSGWWEDSAALLRFYGYPKVLWPYLRSTNPMERFIREIRRSTKVRDHKFPTTEAVFKVLYLESERQEGKWTERTLRGFAEAKEMLEQMLKERYFPSTQTATHKS
- a CDS encoding CHASE2 domain-containing protein, which codes for MNEPPRPRTLSPHARKALWRTGLVVLVMVASSYILSNNLLGPFGAFIKGPQGVSLDRLTKVVHRWGSPVPVRDFPLVVLVELEQSSIQELSPNSNVFHRGQLARITQKILSYQPKGLFLDFDLRYPSNEGGALSAGDGQLLEVLRRTQVPILLPDEQILGRPLSSLNPKLFAVQAQVLYDGDGLTRKIPRPLPGQPVAASLGLYCLGLGIDLQDDLRCPQSVALGNPQSDGKRIVYREIRRYGAHTEGRQLWPNLVVMGGLQFLEGGLVKSEKTQGALFLVGRTYPKADDAHFTAIGAVQGIDIHLNALLTLATYRSYSETLGWGPVLLVVPLVVFLALWLTYSITDGWLRASRFQGFVQALIETAVAAWFLFFAGVLILQYTGHFLDYLYPIVAFQMGALLLKLFAGGKKNENKTSDSGQEVADKLKEIVEGTGGDR
- a CDS encoding caspase family protein, which codes for MTWLVGLGLGCWFGLGQPMPKPETYAVVVGINNYRPYPETPSLPALSYAESDARKMAQALRDPNKGQVSKVRVLLDTEASKTAIEAELRDLARRMRVSDTLIFYYSGHGMLNHLGQATLMPGDAKINDEETWLPLDGLREQVRKASQGRGRLILILDACFSGQSQAGSRSFTMPGRKDFPKPQKPDLSGADVLLASSADSEPSWEDAELGGGIFTAYLLEAISGKADENGDGYVTIGEAYRYAAVRVEAFSSRRGTPQTPKLYGPDDYILALNPVAVALSRLASLKLSGHINGEQFDALAAWLEVKRQPDDLKLYLAGALTGGQLVNLVRAGAIPRVPAQTSIDRRLQKIGSLRREGKIRLEQFWVLSQMIQTGKAAPDVSDYLAGRLSEAKFLQRLRSGAVRGVPR
- a CDS encoding N-acetylmuramoyl-L-alanine amidase — its product is MSRLHLRLLMVALLSTGALAQSLPPPRIGDQPGFTRVVLDLPKEATYQIEPLGAALRVTLPGQTVAPGLHFVSLPELAGYVLEQHEDKAVMILLTPQGVTPRSGYKTMTLAALQGDGQRLVIDLSGAFVDISPLPAFPEFRFIKSGGRRFSVVVDAGHGGPDPGALGPVAEKAVNLEVALRVRRFLQNAGVEVVMTRESDTAFSRDKRTDLAQRVALAEGKDLFVSIHANATVPARADGWCGLEVYYYSPDTTRPFFPSPAPLLPAPPPLALNPLDALEAVQPTPAQSPLDPGTQPSPEDVNPIPPQGLPTPTPQMNSLRRMELSRTLATRVLSYTLGATAAVNRGVRSADFFVIRYSSVPAILVEMGYLSHPIEGQNLREAHYLDRIGYGIARGVLEYLENDQPLE